One Bosea sp. 685 DNA segment encodes these proteins:
- a CDS encoding DedA family protein, whose amino-acid sequence MAQLELWMQALVEFMRAHQEWAIPIVFLVAFCECVAVLSWLVPATVFFTAFGAAAGASGLNLIPLAFAASVGAGCGFWVSYWAGLVLGPRVGDYWPLNKNPQLLERGHAFFEKWGVASILIGHFFGPLRAVIAIVAGIVQMPFWPFQIANWIASTAWGFALLYGAGRLAEFMTK is encoded by the coding sequence ATGGCCCAACTCGAACTCTGGATGCAAGCGCTCGTCGAGTTCATGCGGGCCCATCAGGAATGGGCGATCCCGATCGTCTTCCTGGTCGCCTTCTGCGAATGCGTCGCGGTGTTGTCCTGGCTCGTGCCGGCAACCGTGTTCTTCACCGCCTTCGGGGCGGCGGCCGGAGCGTCGGGCCTCAATCTGATTCCGCTCGCCTTTGCGGCTTCGGTCGGCGCCGGCTGCGGCTTCTGGGTCTCGTATTGGGCGGGCCTCGTGCTGGGCCCGCGCGTCGGCGATTACTGGCCACTCAACAAGAACCCGCAATTGCTCGAGCGCGGCCACGCCTTCTTCGAGAAATGGGGCGTCGCCAGCATCCTGATCGGCCACTTCTTCGGGCCGTTGCGCGCCGTGATCGCGATCGTCGCCGGTATCGTGCAGATGCCGTTCTGGCCTTTCCAGATCGCCAACTGGATCGCCTCGACCGCCTGGGGTTTCGCGCTGCTTTACGGCGCCGGGCGCCTCGCCGAGTTCA
- a CDS encoding ABC transporter ATP-binding protein, whose protein sequence is MELHHPPQRDAGAGETSPAVALNGLDITFHIDGGKRYKAVTGINLSVAAGEFVSVVGPTGCGKSTLLNAAAGLLVPSAGTVGIFGKPLSGLNRRAGYLFQADALMPWKTALENVKVALEPMGVSDAQADARAREWLGRVGLRAFVDRYPHMLSGGQRKRVSLAQMLIRDPEILLMDEPFGPLDAQTRQIMGNLLLDLWSKDRKALIFVTHDLEEAISLSDRVVVMSAGPAAGIVADYRVPLPRPRDIAEIRLEKAFHEIHRDIWASLRVEVQKAYAMGDGRELVEGAAS, encoded by the coding sequence ATGGAGTTGCACCACCCCCCGCAGCGCGATGCGGGAGCAGGCGAGACGTCGCCTGCGGTCGCCCTCAACGGGCTCGACATCACCTTCCACATCGATGGCGGCAAGCGCTACAAGGCGGTCACCGGGATCAACCTCTCGGTTGCGGCGGGCGAGTTCGTCTCGGTCGTCGGGCCGACCGGCTGTGGCAAGTCGACCTTGCTCAACGCGGCGGCGGGCCTGCTCGTGCCCTCGGCCGGCACGGTCGGCATCTTCGGCAAGCCGCTCTCGGGCCTGAACCGCCGGGCCGGCTATCTCTTCCAGGCCGATGCGCTGATGCCGTGGAAGACGGCGCTCGAAAACGTCAAGGTCGCGCTGGAGCCGATGGGCGTTTCCGATGCGCAGGCCGACGCCCGGGCGCGCGAATGGCTCGGCAGGGTGGGCTTGCGCGCCTTCGTCGATCGCTATCCGCATATGCTTTCAGGCGGGCAGCGCAAGCGCGTCAGCCTCGCGCAGATGTTGATCCGCGACCCGGAAATCCTGCTGATGGACGAGCCTTTCGGCCCGCTCGACGCGCAGACCCGGCAGATCATGGGCAATCTCCTGCTCGATCTCTGGTCGAAGGACCGCAAGGCGCTGATCTTCGTGACGCATGATCTGGAGGAGGCGATCTCGCTCTCCGACCGCGTCGTCGTGATGTCGGCGGGGCCGGCCGCCGGCATCGTCGCCGATTACCGCGTGCCGCTGCCGCGGCCGCGCGACATCGCCGAGATTCGGCTGGAAAAAGCCTTCCACGAGATCCATCGCGACATCTGGGCCTCGCTCAGGGTCGAGGTGCAGAAGGCCTATGCGATGGGCGACGGGCGCGAGC